The following are encoded together in the Salvia hispanica cultivar TCC Black 2014 chromosome 6, UniMelb_Shisp_WGS_1.0, whole genome shotgun sequence genome:
- the LOC125192176 gene encoding ubiquitin-like-specific protease ESD4 isoform X1, whose protein sequence is MGALTSNRKRGDDYFKNLLFDQSHGHISKKPKLSASMSQTKEDTNRAAAANSFAARIAQYPDRKLGFPRKVHAPVNHRFGSSSSKNTVSAAVGSRESPSDQMGKFSFLSRLLNLEKLKDSAFRSIRHIIPVKQKEKEVIELDSSEDQDCDAVSDDSSIEEVEIVDSQERRWNGGEWVVEKEVRSLDSSVVTDVSNAAKVDDLKNNGLSLLDRMTDDSEVPLYKRWYDNTKKSDAKLAHISFNIDLQEKRAQGLQLLRPPKKEEPIKKDVTEECFVPLTRDEKDEVSRALSNSYRRKVLATHVNSGIDISGEILQCLRPGAWLNDEVINVYLELLKERENRAPEKFLKCHFFNTFFYKKLNGRGGYNFQSVRRWTTQRKLGYSLLECDKIFVPIHKEVHWCLAVINKKDEKFQYLDSLGGHDYQVLNALAKYFMDEVKDKSGKDIDLNSWEKEFVTELPEQLNGFDCGVFMIKYADFYSRDIGLCFSQDDMPYFRQRTAKEILKLRAD, encoded by the exons ATGGGGGCTCTAACCAGCAACAGGAAGCGAGGAGACGATTACTTCAAAAACCTTTTGTTTGATCAATCGCACGGCCACATCTCAAAAAAACCGAAGCTTTCAGCTTCGATGAGTCAAACTAAGGAGGATACTAAtcgggcggcggcggcgaacTCGTTTGCTGCCAGAATTGCTCAGTATCCGGATAGGAAATTGGGGTTTCCGAGAAAAGTTCACGCCCCAGTTAACCATAGATTTGGAAGTTCTTCTTCTAAGAATACTGTATCTGCTGCTGTTGGTTCTAGGGAATCCCCATCTGATCAAATGGGGAAATTTAGTTTTCTCTCGCGGCTTTTAAACTTGGAAAAACTGAAGGACTCGGCATTTAGATCTATCAGGCATATCATTCCAGTGAAACAGAAAGAGAAGGAGGTGATTGAGCTTGATAGCAGCGAAGACCAGGATTGTGATGCTGTCTCTGATGATTCTAGCATAGAAGAGGTGGAGATTGTGGATTCCCAGGAGAGAAGGTGGAACGGGGGAGAATGGGTTGTGGAGAAAGAAGTGCGGTCTTTAGATTCTTCTGTGGTCACTGATGTTAGCAACGCGGCAAAGGTTGATGATTTGAAGAATAATGGATTGTCGTTGTTGGACCGAATGACTGATGATTCGGAGGTGCCACTGTATAAGAGATGGTATGATAATACAAAGAAAAGCGATGCTAAGCTTGCCCacataagttttaatatagATTTACAAGAAAAGAGGGCTCAAGGGTTGCAGTTATTGCGGCCTCCAAAGAAAGAAGAGCCTATTAAGAAG GATGTGACTGAGGAGTGCTTCGTGCCTCTTACTCGTGACGAAAAGGATGAGGTTTCTCGTGCCTTGTCTAATTCCTACAG GAGAAAAGTTTTGGCCACTCATGTGAATTCAGGCATTGATATTTCTGGAGAAATACTACAATGTTTGAGGCCCGGAGCATGGCTTAATGATGAA GTCATTAATGTGTATCTTGAGCTGTTGAAAGAAAGGGAAAATAGGGCGCCAGAGAAGTTTCTGAAGTGCCATTTCTTTAATACCTTCTTCTACAAGAAG CTCAATGGTCGGGGTGGCTACAATTTTCAATCAGTTCGAAGATGGACTACACAGAGAAAGCTCGGATATAGTCTTTTAGAGTGTGACAAA ATTTTTGTGCCTATCCACAAAGAAGTCCATTGGTGTCTGGCAGTAATCAACAAAAAGGATGAAAAGTTTCAGTATCTTGATTCGCTTGGTGGTCATGATTATCAAGTTCTGAATGCACTG GCCAAGTATTTTATGGATGAGGTGAAGGACAAGTCTGGAAAGGATATTGATCTTAACTCATGGGAGAAAGAATTCGTCACAGAACTTCCAGAGCAGTTAAATGG GTTTGATTGTGGTGTgttcatgattaaatatgccGACTTCTATAGCAGGGATATTGGACTTTGCTTTAGCCAG GATGATATGCCATATTTTAGGCAGAGGACAGCGAAGGagattttgaaattgagaGCAGACTGA
- the LOC125192176 gene encoding ubiquitin-like-specific protease ESD4 isoform X2, with protein sequence MGALTSNRKRGDDYFKNLLFDQSHGHISKKPKLSASMSQTKEDTNRAAAANSFAARIAQYPDRKLGFPRKVHAPVNHRFGSSSSKNTVSAAVGSRESPSDQMGKFSFLSRLLNLEKLKDSAFRSIRHIIPVKQKEKEVIELDSSEDQDCDAVSDDSSIEEVEIVDSQERRWNGGEWVVEKEVRSLDSSVVTDVSNAAKVDDLKNNGLSLLDRMTDDSEVPLYKRWYDNTKKSDAKLAHISFNIDLQEKRAQGLQLLRPPKKEEPIKKDVTEECFVPLTRDEKDEVSRALSNSYRRKVLATHVNSGIDISGEILQCLRPGAWLNDEVINVYLELLKERENRAPEKFLKCHFFNTFFYKKLNGRGGYNFQSVRRWTTQRKLGYSLLECDKIFVPIHKEVHWCLAVINKKDEKFQYLDSLGGHDYQVLNALL encoded by the exons ATGGGGGCTCTAACCAGCAACAGGAAGCGAGGAGACGATTACTTCAAAAACCTTTTGTTTGATCAATCGCACGGCCACATCTCAAAAAAACCGAAGCTTTCAGCTTCGATGAGTCAAACTAAGGAGGATACTAAtcgggcggcggcggcgaacTCGTTTGCTGCCAGAATTGCTCAGTATCCGGATAGGAAATTGGGGTTTCCGAGAAAAGTTCACGCCCCAGTTAACCATAGATTTGGAAGTTCTTCTTCTAAGAATACTGTATCTGCTGCTGTTGGTTCTAGGGAATCCCCATCTGATCAAATGGGGAAATTTAGTTTTCTCTCGCGGCTTTTAAACTTGGAAAAACTGAAGGACTCGGCATTTAGATCTATCAGGCATATCATTCCAGTGAAACAGAAAGAGAAGGAGGTGATTGAGCTTGATAGCAGCGAAGACCAGGATTGTGATGCTGTCTCTGATGATTCTAGCATAGAAGAGGTGGAGATTGTGGATTCCCAGGAGAGAAGGTGGAACGGGGGAGAATGGGTTGTGGAGAAAGAAGTGCGGTCTTTAGATTCTTCTGTGGTCACTGATGTTAGCAACGCGGCAAAGGTTGATGATTTGAAGAATAATGGATTGTCGTTGTTGGACCGAATGACTGATGATTCGGAGGTGCCACTGTATAAGAGATGGTATGATAATACAAAGAAAAGCGATGCTAAGCTTGCCCacataagttttaatatagATTTACAAGAAAAGAGGGCTCAAGGGTTGCAGTTATTGCGGCCTCCAAAGAAAGAAGAGCCTATTAAGAAG GATGTGACTGAGGAGTGCTTCGTGCCTCTTACTCGTGACGAAAAGGATGAGGTTTCTCGTGCCTTGTCTAATTCCTACAG GAGAAAAGTTTTGGCCACTCATGTGAATTCAGGCATTGATATTTCTGGAGAAATACTACAATGTTTGAGGCCCGGAGCATGGCTTAATGATGAA GTCATTAATGTGTATCTTGAGCTGTTGAAAGAAAGGGAAAATAGGGCGCCAGAGAAGTTTCTGAAGTGCCATTTCTTTAATACCTTCTTCTACAAGAAG CTCAATGGTCGGGGTGGCTACAATTTTCAATCAGTTCGAAGATGGACTACACAGAGAAAGCTCGGATATAGTCTTTTAGAGTGTGACAAA ATTTTTGTGCCTATCCACAAAGAAGTCCATTGGTGTCTGGCAGTAATCAACAAAAAGGATGAAAAGTTTCAGTATCTTGATTCGCTTGGTGGTCATGATTATCAAGTTCTGAATGCACTG TTATAA
- the LOC125192175 gene encoding kinesin-like protein KIN-13A — translation MRHVAGQMQQSSAAAAAATTLYDNAGPGVSGGDAGDAVMARWLQSAGLQHLASPMSSNAVDHRQLPNLLMQGYGPQSAEEKQRLFKLMRNLNFNGETVSEPYTLTPTAQSSGAFTPTEGYYSPEFRGDFGAGLLDLHSMDDTELLSDHVIPEPFDPSPFMPAVTKAFETDIVGVANRQQRVQMDAEAPIGSFNEKELSTRENNVAKIKVVVRKRPLNKKELARKEDDVVAVYDDAYLTVHEPKLKVDLTAYIEKHEFCFDAVLDEQVSNDEVYRKTVEPIIPTIFQRTKATCFAYGQTGSGKTYTMQPLPLRAAEHLVRLLHQPVYRNQRFKLWLSYFEIYGGKLYDLLSDRKKLCMREDGRQQVCIVGLQEFEVSDVAIVKEYIERGNSSRSTGSTGANEESSRSHAILQLVVKKHPEVKESRRNNYNNDGNESRVGKVVGKISFIDLAGSERGADTTDNDRQTRIEGAEINKSLLALKECIRALDNDQIHIPFRGSKLTEVLRDSFVGNSRTVMISCISPNAGSCEHTLNTLRYADRVKSLSKSGNPRKDQSSLLPSNVKESSSATASSAAAEAEDFYEQHQESKLMDTSRRVLEKETSSYNFSTEEEKLPSSFSSNFSINGRDESGVVGMEKERFDVRNSLRGSTSQKTSSAGYTQSSNDVDEKVQKISPPRQKAYRNDRLEKQGLEIRRDFDNMDIMSPTSYKQQNINTSNANNPVAKPEPEQPRDESINEILEEEAALITAHRKEIEDTMEIVREEMKLLAEVDQPGSHIDNYVTQLSFVLSRKAASLVSLQARLARFQNRLREQEILSRKRVPR, via the exons ATGCGCCACGTTGCTGGCCAGATGCAGCAGAGCagcgcggcggcggcggcggccacCACTCTCTATGATAATGCAGGACCAGGGGTGTCCGGCGGAGATGCGGGGGATGCGGTGATGGCGCGGTGGCTGCAATCTGCTGGATTGCAGCATCTGGCCTCTCCAATGTCGTCCAATGCAGTTGATCACCGCCAGCTCCCTAACCTCCTGATGCAG GGCTATGGACCTCAATCTGCAGAAGAGAAACAGAGGCTCTTCAAATTAATGAGGAATCTCAACTTCAATGGTGAAACTGTTTCGGAGCCTTATACCCTAACCCCAACTGCCCAGAGTTCAGGTGCATTTACTCCAACAGAAGGGTATTACTCTCCCGAGTTCAGGGGCGATTTTGGAGCTGGACTTTTGGACTTACATTCTATGGATGACACAGAGCTCTTATCTGAT CATGTTATCCCAGAGCCATTTGACCCATCTCCTTTCATGCCTGCTGTGACCAAAGCCTTTGAAACTGATATTGTTGGGGTAGCCAACAGGCAGCAAAGGGTACAGATGGATGCAGAAGCCCCTATCGGGTCTTTTAATGAAAAAGAATTGAGCACAAGGGAAAATAATGTGGCTAAGATAAAAGTTGTG GTTCGTAAGAGGCCATTAAACAAGAAGGAACTTGCTCGCAAAGAGGATGATGTTGTGGCCGTGTATGATGATGCCTATTTAACAGTCCATGAACCCAAGTTAAAG GTTGATTTGACTGCATACATAGAGAAGCACGAGTTTTGTTTCGATGCTGTCCTGGATGAGCAAGTGTCAAATGATGAG GTATACCGCAAGACTGTCGAACCAATAATTCCTACCATTTTTCAACGTACGAAAGCAACATGTTTTGCATATGGTCAGACAG GAAGTGGCAAGACATACACCATGCAGCCACTACCTCTTAGAGCAGCAGAACACCTTGTGAGATTGCTGCACCAGCCAGTTTATCGTAATCAAAGATTCAAGCTGTGGCTAAGCTATTTTGAGATATATGGAGGAAAACTTTATGATCTTCTGAGCGATAGGAA GAAACTATGCATGAGAGAAGATGGCAGACAACAAGTCTGCATTGTTGGACTGCAGGAATTTGAAGTCTCTGATGTGGCTATTgtaaaagaatatattgagAGGGGAAATTCCTCTAGAAGCACCGGTTCTACAGGTGCTAATGAGGAGTCTTCGAGATCCCATGCTATTTTGCAACTGGTTGTGAAGAAGCATCCTGAGGTGAAAGAATCTAGGAGGAATAATTACAATAATGATGGAAATGAATCCAGGGTTGGGAAGGTTGTAGGCAAGATTTCTTTTATTGATCTTGCTGGTAGTGAGAGGGGTGCTGACACTACAGATAATGATCGACAAACACG GATTGAAGGGGCAGAAATCAATAAAAGTTTACTGGCACTCAAGGAATGCATTCGTGCTCTTGACAATGACCAGATTCACATCCCATTCCGAGGAAGCAAGCTTACTGAGGTTCTTCGTGACTCCTTTGTGGGCAACTCAAGGACTGTTATGATCTCTTGCATTTCTCCAAATGCTGGTTCATGCGAGCATACACTCAACACTTTGAGATATGCTGATAG GGTTAAAAGTCTTTCAAAAAGTGGGAACCCAAGGAAAGATCAATCTAGTTTATTGCCATCAAACGTCAAGGAATCTTCATCAGCTACAGCTTCATCTGCTGCTGCTGAGGCAGAGGATTTTTATGAGCAACATCAAGAATCTAAATTAATGGATACAAGTAGAAGAGTTTTGGAGAAGGAAACTTCatcttataatttttccaCTGAGGAAGAAAAACTGCCTTCCAGTTTCTCTTCCAATTTTAGCATAAATGGCCGTGATGAGAGCGGGGTGGTTGGTATGGAAAAGGAACGGTTTGATGTTAGAAATTCTTTGAGGGGTTCTACCAGTCAGAAGACATCTTCTGCTGGATACACTCAGAGTTCGAATGATGTAGACGAGAAGGTGCAGAAAATATCTCCACCTCGGCAAAAAGCTTACAGAAATGATAGGCTCGAAAAGCAGGGGCTTGAAATAAGAAGGGACTTCGACAATATGGATATAATGTCACCCACCAGTTATAAgcaacaaaatatcaacacctCTAATGCAAATAACCCTGTTGCTAAGCCTGAACCTGAGCAGCCTCGTGATGAAAGTATTAATGAGATACTCGAG GAAGAAGCGGCCCTCATTACAGCCCACCGCAAGGAGATTGAAGATACTATGGAGATAGTTCGTGAA GAAATGAAACTATTAGCGGAAGTGGATCAACCAGGCTCCCATATCGACAACTATGTGACGCAACTGAGTTTTGTGCTATCACGCAAAGCAGCTAGCCTCGTCAGCCTTCAAGCTCGCCTTGCCAGGTTCCAGAACAGGCTAAGGGAGCAGGAAATATTGAGTCGTAAAAGGGTACCCCGCTGA